AGCTGGACTTAGGGGAAGGCGAGGCGGTCGCCTCCTGAGAGTGAATTCCCTCTCCCGGCCGGGAGAGGGAAAAGCAACTAGCGACGTTCCAGAATCTCGAAGCAGTAGCTGTGTGAGTTCTGCGCATCCGCATCATGGAATTCGCTGAATACCGATTCCCACTCGTCCGGATCGTAGTCCGGGAAATGGGTATCGCCTTCCACTTCCGCATCAATATGCGTCAGATAGAGCTTTTGCGCTTTCGGCAGGAACTGCTCATACACACGCCCACCACCAATCACCATGATCTCGTCGGCGTTACCGCACGCGGCAATCGCCTCGTCAACGGATTTCACCCATTCGACGCGATCGTCTGTGCCTGGCTGGCTACTGATCACGATATTCTTACGGCCCGGCAATGGACGACCAATCGACTCCCAGGTCAGGCGGCCCATCACTACCGGCTTGTTTAACGTCGTACGTTTAAACCATGCGAGATCGGCAGGCAGGTTCCACGGCATGGCATTTTCCATACCGATAACACGGTCCACCGCCAGCGCTGCAATCAGACTGATCATTGAAAATTTCCCGGATGCAAAAAATTGCCGCCACTATACGGAAAGCTTAATCTTTCGTCGACTGGCGGCATGGTAAAGAAAGAGAAATTTTTTAATATTGCTGGCAACTCCACTTCACGCGGAAGGTTTACTCTCCGGTTCGTCCGCCGGATCGCCGGTATGCTTGCCCTCCTCCGTTCCCTGCCAGCCATGACGCTGCACCAGCGACAGATGATTACGATCCTCGTTAATAATTTCTGTCAGCATCGCACTGGTGCGTTTAAACACCGCCGCACGCTCTGTGGCCGTACTGCCCGCCATCGCCACCATCTCTTCCACCATATCGGTATTGAAGCGGCGGAACAGATCCGCACGCTCGCGCGCTTCATACGCGCCCAGGCCCAGGCTTTCCAGCGCCATACGGCCAGACTTAAGCGCCCCTTCGAAAGTTTCACGCTCGGGTGCGGCCACCCCCGCCTGTCGCAGCTGAATGTAGTGATCCACATCGCGCGCGCGGGAGATAATGGTCAGGTTCGGGAAATGCTCCTTCACCAGCTCAACCAGCTGCATACTGGTCTGGGGATCGTCAATCGCGTTGATGAGGACTTCCGCTTTCGCTGCGCCGGCTGATTCCAGCAGATCGACACGCGTTGCATCGCCGTAGAAGACTTTCATATCGAACTTACGCAGGGTATCCACATGGTCCGGATCGTGATCGAGGATGACCATTTTTACTCCGCTTGAGAGCAGTAAACGACCGGTGATCTGCCCAAAGCGACCGAATCCGGCGATGATCACACGCGGCTGTTCCTCGTCAATCTCATCGGCTTCACGTTCCTGTTCGCTGCCGGTTTTTTCCAGACGCGTCAGCAGCACCAGCAGGATCGGCGTTGCCGCCATCGACAGCGCGACCGCCAGCGTCAGCGCTTTCGCCCACTCGGGATCGAGCACATTGGCCATTTGCGCCGCGCCGAAAACCACAAACGCGAATTCGCTTCCCTGTCCGAGCAGCACGGCGAACCAGCGACGCTGTCTGCCAGGCACGTTCAGCGGGCGGGCGATCAGCCACAGCATCACCATTTTGATGACCAGGAAACCGACCAGCAGGATGAGGATCCGCAGCGGATGCGTGACCAGCGTGCCAAAGTCGATAGACATCCCGACTCCGATGAAAAACAGCCCCAGCAGCAATCCTTTGAAGGGCTCGATATCGCTTTCCAGCGCGTGTCGGTATTCTGAGCTGGCCAGCAGAACGCCCGCGAGGAAGGCTCCCATCGCCATCGACAGCCCGGCTTCCTCGAGCAGCAGACCAAAACCAAACACCAGGAACAGCGCCACGGCACTGAACACTTCCCGCAGTCCCGAGCGAGCGACGAAGCGCAGCAGCGGACGGGTAACATAACGGCCAAGCAGGACAACCAGTGCCAGCGCACCGACCACTTTCAACGCAGAGAGGGCAAAAGCGCCCAGCGTCGTTGATGCCCCGCTGGCGGCCAGCAGCGGGATCATCGCCACCAGCGGAATGGCCGCGATATCCTGAAACAGCAGCACCGAAAACGCACTGCGCCCCATCTGTGAAACGGTCAGGTTTCGCTCGTTCATTGCCTGCATGGCAATCGCCGTCGAAGAGAGTGCCAGCGTCATGCCAATAAGCTCTGCCACTTTCCAGTCCATTCCCAGCAGAATACAGAAGCCGCCCAACAGCAGACCACAGGCCACCATTTGTAGCGCTCCGCCGCCAAACACTGAGGCGCGCAGCTTCCACAACCGCTGCGGGTCAAGTTCCAGACCAATGACAAACAGCATCAGCACGACGCCAATTTCGGCGAAATGCAGAATCGCCTCCGCATCCGTGACCAGGCGGAATCCCCAGGGTCCGATAACACACCCGGCGATCAGGTAGCCCAGCACGGAGCCCAGCCCCAGGCGAACCGCAACGGGCACAATCAGCGCCGCCGCACCAAGGTAAATCAGCGCCTGTATCAGCGTATGGCTATCCATTGTGCGCCTCCTGCCACTCTAGTAAGCGTTGTTTATAATGACGAGCCTGCGCTTGCAACGTCTCATCGTCACAAACAAATGTGCAGTGCATAGCAAAAGGAGGAAGCCAGGTAAGACCACAGTAGAGCGCTGTCGCCTGAAGCGGTTGCGCCAGCACCTCAAAACCCGGGAAAGAACCAATATCGAAGTGGCTTTCTCCACCACCGGTGGTCACAGCCCACATCAGGCTTTTTCCCTTCAGCGCATGCCCGTTGTGACCATACGCCCAGCCGTGGGAAAAGACTTTGTCGATCCACAATTTCAGGAGCGGTGGTGTGCTGTACCACTGCATCGGGTGTTGCCAGATGATCAGATCGGCGCGAGTGAGCGCCTCCTGTTCGGCGGTGATGTCGATGTTAAAATCAGGATAAAGTTGATAGAGGGAACGTATCTCTACGTTGTCGAGTGTCCTTACCTGCTCAAGCATGCGCTTATTCGCATGGGAGTGCTGCGGATAGGGATGCGCATAAATTATCAGAATCATGAATCGGCCTGTTTTGACTGTCTTCTCTCTTGTAGATGTGAGTGTAGACAGTTAACCCGCCCGCTGAAAGTGTTCAGTGACGCGTCGGAAGCAAAACGCAAGTATTGCTACTCTTTAGTGCCAGTTCTCAGAGGTTTTCCAGTACTTATTTGAACACCTGCAAATATATTCCCCTCACAAATAATTTACACTGCATTATTTATAATCGTGTCATATTTAGATTTATTAAATTTGCATTTTAATAAATCGAAGTATACATAACGCATTGAAAACATAATAATTTCAATCTACTCCTCTCAACGCTTTTCTTTAAAACCTGAAAGAGAATATTTTTCTTCACTTCGAATTTCCTTTTAAATGGATGTGAATATGAAAGTAAAACGTCTGGAATTAAACAGGACCACCCAGTTACTGGGGAGATTATTTCCCGCCCTGCTTGTTTTTACACCAATAATCAGTTCTGCAGGCACCATCGACCAGTCAACCTCTGCTCCGCAAGATTTCTCCGCCGATACCGAATACGTCATCAATAAAGATATTACTGTGTCTTCGTCTGGCGATTTAGCCGCTGTTTCCGCCTCAGGATTTAAAGTCAGTTCAATAACAAACAATGGGAATATTTCCGGCACTTCGAATGGACTTGATATAAACACTAGCGCGCAGCCACTCGATATTAATAATAATGCTGGTGCTACCATTTCCTCCGCCACAAAGAACGCTGTAAACATAGTCACGATGCAGGGTAGTTTAACCAACAAAGGAAACATTACCGGCTTTGAAAAGGGGATTTTTGTTAATGAAGATTCCTCTGCAATTAGCATATCAAATACGGAAACAGGCATCATTAAAGGCAATACAGGTCTGGCTACTGACGCCGGAATCGTGATTGATAATAATGGCTCGATTATCGGCACAGGCGAAGATGGTATCAAACTCAGCGGTGGTGGAACCAAAATCATCAATACCGGTACCATTCAGGGTGATCAGAATGGTATCAACGTAACGGATACCGCGAAGGCTGACATCATTAACAATGGCTCAATTGGCGGTGGCAAGACAGCTATAATGTTCGCCAGTAACAAAAATAATACCCTCACCCTCAACACAGGTTCAAACCTGTCTGGCGATGTCATTTCCACGCTTTCAACCGGTAACACCCTGACCCTGGTAGGCGCCGGGACAGAAGACAGCAATTTTATCGGGCTGAACGAAGGCGATGGTTTCGCCTCTGTCAAAATGAACGGTGAAGACTGGACGCTGACGGGTAACGTCGACATCATTGGTGCCGGTGATTCACTGCAGGTGAATAGCGGCAACCTGACCCTGGCGGGTACCGTTTCCAATGCTGGCAATACGCTGGTGGCGAATGAAGCCACGCTGCAGCTGGGCAATGGCGAAGGTATGGCAAGTCTCAGCGGCGGGCTAACCAACAATGGTACGGTTATCTTTAACCAGGGAGACAATTTCACGTTTTCTACTGACATAACCGGCAGCGGAAACGTAGAGAAAGTTGATGCGAATACGCTGACGCTTACCGGCAACAACAGCTATACCGGCGATACAACCCTGCGAAACGGCACAACGCTGGTAGCGGCAGGCGCAACGTTAGGCGTCGAAAACAGCAATGCCACTCTTACCGTGCAGAACGGGGCAAAGTTTGCCACCGCAGGAACCGTCTACAACAACATTACTATTCTCAGCGGCGGTACGCTGGCAGCGTGGAATGCAATCGAGGATAACGCAACGCTCAACGACGCCGGCATTGATACCATTAACGGCAACGTGACCAACAGCGGCACGCTTTTGCTCAGTGCAGCCGACCACAGCGTGGGTAATGATTTTACCATTAACGGCGATTATACCGGCGCAGAAGGTAGCCAGATTGTATTAAACAGCGAGCTGGGTACTGACACGGCGCCTACCGATCATCTCACAATAACCGGCAGCAGTTTTGGCCAGTCCGGCGTGACCGTCAGCAACATGGGTGGACTTGGCGCACAGACCGTTAACGGCATGGAGATTGTCAGCGTCGCCGGCAGCTCTGAAGCACAGCTAACCCTGGCCAAACCGGTTGTGGCAGGCGCATACGAATACTCTCTTTACCAGCATAGTGACGGGAACTGGTACCTGGAATCGAAGGCCACGCCACCTGTCGATCCGACAGATGATACCGATGACGGAGATAATACCGACAACGGTGGCAATACCAACGATGGCGGCAACACTGATAATAACGGTAATACTGACAATGGCAGCAATACCGACGATGGCGGTAACACTGACAATGGCGGCAACAGCGGCGGCAATGATAACGGCAACGGTGGTGATAATACCGATAACGGCGGCGGCAATACCCCAGCACCAGAAGTGATGGCACCTGAAGTGGGCGCGTATTTAGGCAACTATCTGGCTGCTCAGAGTATGTTCCTGCACAAACGTGACGATCGCGATCAGCTCACCTTCCGTAACGAAGACGATCTGAATACCTGGATGTATGTAAAAGGTCGTTACCATGAAAATGATGCAGGCGGTGATAAAGTCAGCTACGACACCACGACCACCGTTCTGCAAGTCGGCAGCGATTTCCTCAGCAAGCCAATGGACAGCGGTATCCTGCGTGCCGGTGGCATGTTCGGTGCAGGCCAGGCGAAGACCCACTCAGATGCGAAACACAACGTGCGTGACGCACAGGGTAAAGTCGATGGCTTCAACGTTGGGCTCTACGCCACCTGGCAGGAAGATCAGAAATTACGTCTGGGCAGCTACATTGATACCTGGGCCGCCTACAGCTGGTACAACAACAAAGTGACCAGCAACCGCAATGATGAAGATTACAACAGCGAAGGTTTTGCCGCGTCTGTTGAAGTCGGCCATGCGTGGGTTATCCCATCTGAAAACGAGCGTACCTGGAAGATCGAGCCTCAGGCGCAGGTAATCTACAGTTATCTTGATCAGGAAAATCATACGGACCGCGATGGCGTCCGGGTGACGACTCTGGATAACGACAGCGTCTTCGGTCGTCTGGGTGTGAAATCCAGCTATTTCCAGCAAAAGGACGTCACGGCCTGGCAGCCATACGTTGCGGTGAACTGGCTGAAGGGTGCAGGTCAAAACGATCTGGCCTTCAACGACGAAACCGTAAGTAATGATACGCCGGAGGATCGTGGTCAGGTAGAGCTGGGTATTACCGGCAATCTTAACGAGACCACGACGATTTCACTTCGCGCCAGCGGCGAATGGGGTGAAAATAACTATGCCGCTTACGGCGGTCATATTTTGTTGAATCACCGCTGGTAATCCATCAGCATCAAGCAAAAAAGCAGTGGCGGATGCCACTGCTTTTTTTAATTATCCAGTTCACCCATGGATTTAACCTGGTCACGGTTAATCTGCTCGGTTTGACCAGTTTCCGCGTTTTTATAGGACACCAGACCGGTGTCGTCATCCACCTGCGGTTTGCCGTCAGTAATAATGGTGCGGCCATCGGTGGTTTTTACCGCCTGATTAGATGAACACCCTGCTACGGTGAACATTGCAGTGGCAGCCAGAACGGAAGCGATCAGTAGTTTATTTTGCATGGTGTTTTCCCCTGCTCTCAGTTGAATTTCATTATCGACCTAACCATTTTAGGCTAACTGACTGAATGCGGATGGAAAACCAGAAGGTTCTGAAGAGGGGAAGAATGCCCGGCAACCGAACGGTACCGGGCAATTTGTCTTACTTGTTAATCTGGGCGTGCATTTCCTGAACCGAAATCACCTTCTCGGTGGCATCCGCGTTCAGTGCCATGGCTGTTGCGAAACCGCCGTTCAGGGTGGTGTCGTAATGCACTTTGTACTGCAGCGCGCTGCGGCGAATCAGCTTGGAGTCTTCAATCGCCTGGCGGCCCGCAGTGGTATTGATGATGTAGGTGTATTCGCCATTCTTGATGCGATCCTGAATGTGCGGACGACCTTCATGCACCTTGTTCACCAGACGCGGGTTGATTCCCGCTTCACCCAGCACAATCGCCGTACCGTGGGTTGCATCCAGCTCGAAGCCCTGTTTCAGCAGCTTGGCCGCCAGGTCAACCACGCGCTCTTTATCACCTTCGCGAACCGAGAGCAGCGCACGGCCAGATTTCTTCATGGTGGAGTTACTGCCCAGTTGCGCTTTAGCAAACGCTTCTGCAAAGGTGCGGCCCACGCCCATCACTTCCCCGGTAGAGCGCATCTCTGGCCCTAACAGTGGGTCAACGCCCGGGAATTTGTTGAACGGCAGCACCACCTCTTTCACCGAGTAGTACGGCGGGATAATCTCTTTAGTGACGCCCTGTTGTGCCAGCGTCTGGCCAGCCATCACACGCGCCGCCACTTTTGCCAGCGGAATACCGGTCGCTTTAGAGACGAACGGTACGGTACGTGCTGCACGCGGGTTCACTTCAATCAGGTAGACTTCGTTGTCTTTCACGGCGAACTGGACGTTCATCAGACCGCGAACCTGCAGTTCGAAGGCCAGTTTCTGCACCTGCTGACGCATCACGTCCTGAATTTCCTGGCTCAGGGTGTACGCTGGCAGAGAACAGGCGGAGTCACCAGAGTGCACGCCCGCCTGCTCGATGTGCTCCATGATGCCGCCAATCAACACCATTTCGCCGTCGCAGATAGCATCCACATCCACTTCAACCGCATCGTCGAGGAAGCGATCCAAGAGCACCGGCGCATCGTTGGACACGCTGACTGCCGTCTGGAAGTAACGACGCAGGTCAGCTTCGTCGTAGACGATTTCCATTGCGCGGCCGCCCAGCACGTAAGAAGGACGCACCACCAGCGGATAGCCAATCTCTTTCGCCTTCTCAACCGCTTGTTCAATCGCCGTCACGGTGGCGTTTGCCGGCTGTTTCAGCTTCAGACGGTCAACCGCCTGCTGGAAACGCTCGCGGTCTTCTGCACGGTCAATGGCATCCGGGCTGGTACCGATAACCGGCACACCTGCGGCTTCCAGCGCGCGCGCCAGTTTCAGCGGAGTCTGGCCGCCGTACTGCACGATGACGCCTTTCGGCTTCTCGATGCGCACGATTTCCAGCACGTCTTCCAGTGTTACCGGTTCGAAGTAGAGACGGTCGGACGTGTCGTAGTCGGTAGAAACCGTTTCCGGGTTACAGTTGACCATAATGGTCTCGTAACCGTCTTCGCGCAGCGCCAGAGAGGCGTGTACGCAGCAGTAGTCAAACTCGATACCCTGACCGATACGGTTTGGACCACCGCCCAGTACCATAATCTTGTCGCGGTCAACGGACGGATTCGCTTCACACTCGTCTTCATACGTGGAGTACATGTAAGCGGTGTCGGTCGCAAATTCTGCTGCACAGGTATCAACACGTTTGTAGACCGGGTGCAGGTCATACTGGTCACGCAGCTTGCGGATTTCCGCTTCGCGCACGCCGGCCAGTTTTGCCAGACGCGCGTCGGCAAAGCCTTTGCGCTTCAGCATGCGCAGGAAGTCAGCGTCCAGGCCGTTGATGCCCAGGTCCGCCACTTTCTCTTCCAGACGCACCAGCTCTTCAATCTGCACCAGGAACCAGCGGTCGATGTTGGTCAGGTTGAAGACGCCATCGACGGAGAGGCCTGCGCGGAAGGCGTCGGCAATGTACCAGATACGCTCTGCGCCCGCGTCTTTCAGCTCGCGACGGATTTTGGTCAGTGCTTCCGGGTCGTCCAGGCTCACTTTCGGATCGAAGCCGGTCGCCCCCACTTCCAGACCGCGCAGCGCTTTCTGCAGGGATTCCTGCTGCGTGCGGCCAATCGCCATCACTTCACCGACCGATTTCATCTGGGTCGTCAGACGATCGTTCGCACCGGCGAATTTCTCGAAGTTAAAGCGAGGGATCTTGGTCACAACGTAGTCGATGGACGGTTCGAAGGACGCAGGTGTGCGGCCACCGGTAATGTCGTTCATCAG
This region of Enterobacter cloacae complex sp. R_G8 genomic DNA includes:
- the folA gene encoding type 3 dihydrofolate reductase produces the protein MISLIAALAVDRVIGMENAMPWNLPADLAWFKRTTLNKPVVMGRLTWESIGRPLPGRKNIVISSQPGTDDRVEWVKSVDEAIAACGNADEIMVIGGGRVYEQFLPKAQKLYLTHIDAEVEGDTHFPDYDPDEWESVFSEFHDADAQNSHSYCFEILERR
- the kefC gene encoding glutathione-regulated potassium-efflux system protein KefC, which translates into the protein MDSHTLIQALIYLGAAALIVPVAVRLGLGSVLGYLIAGCVIGPWGFRLVTDAEAILHFAEIGVVLMLFVIGLELDPQRLWKLRASVFGGGALQMVACGLLLGGFCILLGMDWKVAELIGMTLALSSTAIAMQAMNERNLTVSQMGRSAFSVLLFQDIAAIPLVAMIPLLAASGASTTLGAFALSALKVVGALALVVLLGRYVTRPLLRFVARSGLREVFSAVALFLVFGFGLLLEEAGLSMAMGAFLAGVLLASSEYRHALESDIEPFKGLLLGLFFIGVGMSIDFGTLVTHPLRILILLVGFLVIKMVMLWLIARPLNVPGRQRRWFAVLLGQGSEFAFVVFGAAQMANVLDPEWAKALTLAVALSMAATPILLVLLTRLEKTGSEQEREADEIDEEQPRVIIAGFGRFGQITGRLLLSSGVKMVILDHDPDHVDTLRKFDMKVFYGDATRVDLLESAGAAKAEVLINAIDDPQTSMQLVELVKEHFPNLTIISRARDVDHYIQLRQAGVAAPERETFEGALKSGRMALESLGLGAYEARERADLFRRFNTDMVEEMVAMAGSTATERAAVFKRTSAMLTEIINEDRNHLSLVQRHGWQGTEEGKHTGDPADEPESKPSA
- the kefF gene encoding glutathione-regulated potassium-efflux system oxidoreductase KefF; this translates as MILIIYAHPYPQHSHANKRMLEQVRTLDNVEIRSLYQLYPDFNIDITAEQEALTRADLIIWQHPMQWYSTPPLLKLWIDKVFSHGWAYGHNGHALKGKSLMWAVTTGGGESHFDIGSFPGFEVLAQPLQATALYCGLTWLPPFAMHCTFVCDDETLQAQARHYKQRLLEWQEAHNG
- a CDS encoding autotransporter outer membrane beta-barrel domain-containing protein; translation: MQGSLTNKGNITGFEKGIFVNEDSSAISISNTETGIIKGNTGLATDAGIVIDNNGSIIGTGEDGIKLSGGGTKIINTGTIQGDQNGINVTDTAKADIINNGSIGGGKTAIMFASNKNNTLTLNTGSNLSGDVISTLSTGNTLTLVGAGTEDSNFIGLNEGDGFASVKMNGEDWTLTGNVDIIGAGDSLQVNSGNLTLAGTVSNAGNTLVANEATLQLGNGEGMASLSGGLTNNGTVIFNQGDNFTFSTDITGSGNVEKVDANTLTLTGNNSYTGDTTLRNGTTLVAAGATLGVENSNATLTVQNGAKFATAGTVYNNITILSGGTLAAWNAIEDNATLNDAGIDTINGNVTNSGTLLLSAADHSVGNDFTINGDYTGAEGSQIVLNSELGTDTAPTDHLTITGSSFGQSGVTVSNMGGLGAQTVNGMEIVSVAGSSEAQLTLAKPVVAGAYEYSLYQHSDGNWYLESKATPPVDPTDDTDDGDNTDNGGNTNDGGNTDNNGNTDNGSNTDDGGNTDNGGNSGGNDNGNGGDNTDNGGGNTPAPEVMAPEVGAYLGNYLAAQSMFLHKRDDRDQLTFRNEDDLNTWMYVKGRYHENDAGGDKVSYDTTTTVLQVGSDFLSKPMDSGILRAGGMFGAGQAKTHSDAKHNVRDAQGKVDGFNVGLYATWQEDQKLRLGSYIDTWAAYSWYNNKVTSNRNDEDYNSEGFAASVEVGHAWVIPSENERTWKIEPQAQVIYSYLDQENHTDRDGVRVTTLDNDSVFGRLGVKSSYFQQKDVTAWQPYVAVNWLKGAGQNDLAFNDETVSNDTPEDRGQVELGITGNLNETTTISLRASGEWGENNYAAYGGHILLNHRW
- a CDS encoding YgdI/YgdR family lipoprotein, which translates into the protein MQNKLLIASVLAATAMFTVAGCSSNQAVKTTDGRTIITDGKPQVDDDTGLVSYKNAETGQTEQINRDQVKSMGELDN
- the carB gene encoding carbamoyl-phosphate synthase large subunit, producing MPKRTDIKSILILGAGPIVIGQACEFDYSGAQACKALREEGYRVILVNSNPATIMTDPEMADATYIEPIHWEVVRKIIEKERPDAVLPTMGGQTALNCALELERQGVLEEFGVTMIGATADAIDKAEDRRRFDVAMKKIGLDTARSGIAHNMEEALAVAAEVGYPCIIRPSFTMGGTGGGIAYNREEFEEICERGLDLSPTKELLIDESLIGWKEYEMEVVRDKNDNCIIVCSIENFDAMGIHTGDSITVAPAQTLTDKEYQIMRNASMAVLREIGVETGGSNVQFSVNPKTGRLIVIEMNPRVSRSSALASKATGFPIAKVAAKLAVGYTLDELMNDITGGRTPASFEPSIDYVVTKIPRFNFEKFAGANDRLTTQMKSVGEVMAIGRTQQESLQKALRGLEVGATGFDPKVSLDDPEALTKIRRELKDAGAERIWYIADAFRAGLSVDGVFNLTNIDRWFLVQIEELVRLEEKVADLGINGLDADFLRMLKRKGFADARLAKLAGVREAEIRKLRDQYDLHPVYKRVDTCAAEFATDTAYMYSTYEDECEANPSVDRDKIMVLGGGPNRIGQGIEFDYCCVHASLALREDGYETIMVNCNPETVSTDYDTSDRLYFEPVTLEDVLEIVRIEKPKGVIVQYGGQTPLKLARALEAAGVPVIGTSPDAIDRAEDRERFQQAVDRLKLKQPANATVTAIEQAVEKAKEIGYPLVVRPSYVLGGRAMEIVYDEADLRRYFQTAVSVSNDAPVLLDRFLDDAVEVDVDAICDGEMVLIGGIMEHIEQAGVHSGDSACSLPAYTLSQEIQDVMRQQVQKLAFELQVRGLMNVQFAVKDNEVYLIEVNPRAARTVPFVSKATGIPLAKVAARVMAGQTLAQQGVTKEIIPPYYSVKEVVLPFNKFPGVDPLLGPEMRSTGEVMGVGRTFAEAFAKAQLGSNSTMKKSGRALLSVREGDKERVVDLAAKLLKQGFELDATHGTAIVLGEAGINPRLVNKVHEGRPHIQDRIKNGEYTYIINTTAGRQAIEDSKLIRRSALQYKVHYDTTLNGGFATAMALNADATEKVISVQEMHAQINK